The Haloarcula rubripromontorii region CACACCACAGACGCCGTGGCCCGAGGTGCAGCCTTTCCCGACGCGGGTCCCGACACCGACGAAGATGCCACCGAGCAACAGCCGCCACCAGGCGACATCCGTCGTCCACGCGCCGCCCTGATAGGCGACTGCGTACACGGCCGCGCCGAGGATGATGCCGAGAGTGAACACGAGCCGCCAGTCACGAGAGGCGACGTACTGCTGGAAGCGTGACTGACCGGATACGTACGACAACGTCGATTCGAGGAACGTGCTCGCGCCGGCACTGATGCCGGTGCCCACGTAAATAACCGCCGCGCCGAGACCGACGAAGAGGCCGCCGACAGCGTACCGGCTGATACCGTTGGGGAACAGCTCGGCGGCCAGTTGCAGCGGGACAGGGTCAGCTACCATCGACGGTTAGTCACCCGCGAGCGATTCCTGGCTCGCCGCGCAGTTGTTCGGCCCCAGTTCCAGCGTGAACGCCTCCTCGTCGTCGACGGCGTTCTGCCCGAGGTTCGTCGCGATGATGTCCTCGTAGTTCGCCGGTCGCGGCGGCATATCGGCCAGAATCGTCTCGACGAAGTCGTCCTCGTCCATACTCAGTGCGTCCATCTCTTCGACGAGCTGGCCGATGGGTGCGGTGTAGGAGCCGTCGGAGGCCGGCTCGGCCGCGTCGCTGAAGTGCGCGCCGCCGATGAGCGTATCATCGGGCAGTGTCAGCACGCGCTCCTGCAGTGACTCGTAGAGCATCCGGGCCGCATCGGGCGCACCCTCGTCGCCCTCTTCGAGGTCCGGCCGGGCGACACTCTCGATGAAGAGCCCGTCACCGGTGGCGAGCAGGCTGTCGTCGATAAGATACGAGGTCATGCCTGTAGTGTGGCCAGGGGTCGCGACGGTCTCGATCGTGACGTCGCCGACCTCGAAGGTGTCGCCGTCCTCGGCAGTCGTCAGGTCGTCGGCGTAGGTGACCCCGCGGTCCACGGCGGCTGCGGGGATGACGCCCTCGACACCCGCCGCATCGAGGTCCCGGACCCCCGAAATGTGGTCTGCATGGATGTGCGTGTCGAGCGCGTAATTCAGGTCGACATCCAGCTCGTCAGCATCGTCGAGATAGCGGTCGGTGAACGCACGTAGCGGGTCGATGATGGCGGCTTCGCCCTCGTCGTAGACGAGATACCCGAGACAGCCAGAGGACGGGCGCTGGTACTGCAACAGTGTGCCGGCCCCGTCGTAGCCGGTGACTTCGACGGTTTCGTAGATGCGCGCCCAGCCGTTCATACCGTCTTCGAGGTGGTGCACGTCGTAGCCGCGTTCCGCAAGCGTGCCCGCGACGTACTCGCTAGCACCGCCTTTTGCACAGAGAACCGTGACCTCGCGGTCGTCCGGAACGTCCGCGATGATGTCCGCATCCAGCTCGTCTTCCAGGAAGTGGAAGTACGGGACGTTGATGGATTCGACGTTCTCCCCGTCGATGTGCCACTCCTCGTAGTCCCCAGACATACGCGCGTCGAGTATCGTGACCGACCCTCCGTCGTCGATGCGCGATTTCAGCGTTTCAGGCGTGACCGATTCGACGTCTGCGTCCGGCGTCGGGAAGTCTTCAGCGTTCATGTAGTACACTCACTGCTACAGGGTTGAGGCATAAAAGGGTTTGTATAGGAATTCCTAATACGCACAATACTAGGGTAGCAACTATTCGGAGAAATGTATGAGATAGTGGTCACAGACGCTCTGTATAGCTTATGGCGACGTTCAGTTAAGATTAGTCATGCTAGAATTGTGCAATAATCGAAAGTGCTTTAACTGTCGGACTGATATTGTGCAATAGCTCCAATACAGTAGATGGAGTCCTTCCAACAATGAGTGAAGCATTCGACATCGCGGAGACGCTCGACGTGAAAGGTGCATCGTGCCCAATGCCGGTCGTCAAGACGAAACAGGCGATAGACGACCTCACAGAGGGGTCAGTACTGGAGGTCATCGCGACCGACAGCGGCAGTATGAGTGACATCAAAGGATGGGCCGAGGGAACGAACGGCGTGGCACTGCTCGAACAGGTTGATGAGGGCGACGTGTACAAACACTACGTCGAGAAGACGGCCTAAGATGAGCACGGACACACCATTGGCCGGCGACGGCGATTCGATGACCGAGGCGGAGCTGCAAGCTCGCATCGAAGAGCTCGAAGAGACTGTCGCCGACCTGGAAGCTGACGACGACCAAAAGAAGATGACCATCGTGGCGACGCAAGGCTCGTTCGATATGGCGTATCCGCCGCTCATTCTCGCCAGCACCGCGGCCGCGTTCGGCTGGGATGTAGTCGTGTTCCACACGTTCTGGGGACTGGATATCCTCCACGAGGAGAAGTCCGGGAACCTCCAGCTATCGGCCGTCGGTAACCCGAACATGCCGATGCCGAACGCGCTCGCGGCGCTGCCTGGCATGGACCGCATGGCGACGCGGATGATGGAAAAGCGCATCGACGACAACGGGACGGCAACGATCGACGAACTCATCGAGCTGTCGCTAGATCAGGGCGTCGAACTGCAGGCCTGTCAGATGACCATCGAGCTGATGGACTACGACGAGGACGACTTCCACGACGATGTCACTGTCGGCGTCGGCGCGGCTACCGCGCTCCAGCACATGGCCGAGTCCGACATCCAACTGCTCGTTTGAGCGAGGACAGCCACCGAGCGGCTTTGCACGGACCCCCCAAACATGAACCAGAGAATCGCAATCGTCGATGCGTCAGTCGGTGAGACGCCCGCCGAACGAAACCTGACCCGGTCGCTCGACGCCGAAACGACAGTGTACAAAGTCAGCGACAGCCAACTCCCACCGGTGCCGGCGGGCGTCGACCCGCGATACGACGGCGTGGTCATCAGCGGGTCACAGACGTCGGTGTACGACGACCGCGGCTGGATTCACGACCTCACGTCGTGGGTCCGGGCTGTCCACCAAGCAGACGTACCGACACTGGGGATTTGCTGGGGCCACCAGTTCCTCGCACAGTCTCTTGGCGGACGCGTGGTCGACATGGGCGAACACGAACTCGGATACCGAACAGTCCACCGGCGAGGCGAGGACACGCTGTTTGCCGACATGTCGTCGTCGTTCACCGCGTTCCAGACACACTCCGACCGCGTCGCCGAACTGCCCGCGGGCGCGGTGGAACTGGCGCGAAACGAGTACGGCATACAGGCGTTTCGACTCGGTACACGCTACGGCGTCCAGTTCCACCCAGAGTACGACCGCGAGACAGCCGAGTGGGTCATCGGCAACAAAGACCTCACCGACGAACGGCGGGAGGCAGTAACGGCGACGATGACCGGCGAGTCGGTCACGGCCGCCCAAGAGGCGACGACGGTGTTCGATAACTTCCTCGAACTGGTCGCCACCCACCAGCAGCGACCGGGTCGGTTCGAATAATTCGGTATTGACCACATACACCGACGCCCGAACCGCTGATAGCTTGGGCAACGAGCGGACTTGGCTGCCCTCATCGGCCGGCAGTGCGACAGTCTCCACTGGACACTCGATATCCTCTCGTGGCTGGGTGTCCATACTACTACACAATTTACGATACGCTGGTGTGGGACCGCCAGAGCGTAATTGTGCACGGGTGAATCGATTTCCCATAGTATTGGAATCACCATACACTATTAAATGCATAGCTTGCCTACGTACAGACGAGAAGGTATGACCACCAGTCAAAATCACACTGAGGCAGACACGACCGTCGACGCTCGGGGCGCGACCTGTCCAGGTCCGCTGATGGACCTCATCTCTGAGATTCGGGCCGTTGACACCGGCACTGTCATCGCTCTGTTGAGCGATGCCGAGAAGTCGCCGACGGAGGTTCAGGAGTGGGCCGACGAGTCCGGCAACGAAGTCCTCGACATTGCCGATAAAGGCGACCACTACAGGATTCACGTGACGAAACGATGACCGAACACATCGCAATCGTCGGTGGTGGTACCGGTGGTACCGTACTGGCGAACACTCTCGCGGAGAAACTCGACGCGGAGCTAGCCGCCGGGGAGGTCGAGATCACGCTGTTCAACGACGATGAAGACCACGTCTACAAGCCGGTGTGGCTCTACGTCGCTTTCGGACAGCGCGAACCCGCGGACGGCCGTCGGCCCCTTCGAGAGGTCGTCGACGACCGCGTCACCATACGGCAGGATTACGTCGTCGATGTCGACTACGAGCGAAAGAAACTCGAACTCGTCGACGCCATCGACCCCGCGCCGTACGACAAACTCGTCGTCGCGACGGGGGCACAGCTCGAACCGGAGCGGGTTCCGGGCCTCGCTGAAGCCGGGCACCACTTCTACAGCGAGGAGGGTGCGCAAGCTCTCCGTGACGGACTCCTTGGGATGGACGGCGGCCACATCGTCCTGAGTGTCGTCGGGACACCACACATGTGTCCGGCCGCGCCGCT contains the following coding sequences:
- a CDS encoding YeeE/YedE family protein; the encoded protein is MVADPVPLQLAAELFPNGISRYAVGGLFVGLGAAVIYVGTGISAGASTFLESTLSYVSGQSRFQQYVASRDWRLVFTLGIILGAAVYAVAYQGGAWTTDVAWWRLLLGGIFVGVGTRVGKGCTSGHGVCGVGSASKTSLAGVLAFLLVAILTAQVVAALGVTP
- a CDS encoding MBL fold metallo-hydrolase, whose protein sequence is MNAEDFPTPDADVESVTPETLKSRIDDGGSVTILDARMSGDYEEWHIDGENVESINVPYFHFLEDELDADIIADVPDDREVTVLCAKGGASEYVAGTLAERGYDVHHLEDGMNGWARIYETVEVTGYDGAGTLLQYQRPSSGCLGYLVYDEGEAAIIDPLRAFTDRYLDDADELDVDLNYALDTHIHADHISGVRDLDAAGVEGVIPAAAVDRGVTYADDLTTAEDGDTFEVGDVTIETVATPGHTTGMTSYLIDDSLLATGDGLFIESVARPDLEEGDEGAPDAARMLYESLQERVLTLPDDTLIGGAHFSDAAEPASDGSYTAPIGQLVEEMDALSMDEDDFVETILADMPPRPANYEDIIATNLGQNAVDDEEAFTLELGPNNCAASQESLAGD
- a CDS encoding sulfurtransferase TusA family protein codes for the protein MSEAFDIAETLDVKGASCPMPVVKTKQAIDDLTEGSVLEVIATDSGSMSDIKGWAEGTNGVALLEQVDEGDVYKHYVEKTA
- a CDS encoding DsrE/DsrF/DrsH-like family protein, giving the protein MSTDTPLAGDGDSMTEAELQARIEELEETVADLEADDDQKKMTIVATQGSFDMAYPPLILASTAAAFGWDVVVFHTFWGLDILHEEKSGNLQLSAVGNPNMPMPNALAALPGMDRMATRMMEKRIDDNGTATIDELIELSLDQGVELQACQMTIELMDYDEDDFHDDVTVGVGAATALQHMAESDIQLLV
- a CDS encoding type 1 glutamine amidotransferase, which encodes MNQRIAIVDASVGETPAERNLTRSLDAETTVYKVSDSQLPPVPAGVDPRYDGVVISGSQTSVYDDRGWIHDLTSWVRAVHQADVPTLGICWGHQFLAQSLGGRVVDMGEHELGYRTVHRRGEDTLFADMSSSFTAFQTHSDRVAELPAGAVELARNEYGIQAFRLGTRYGVQFHPEYDRETAEWVIGNKDLTDERREAVTATMTGESVTAAQEATTVFDNFLELVATHQQRPGRFE
- a CDS encoding sulfurtransferase TusA family protein — protein: MTTSQNHTEADTTVDARGATCPGPLMDLISEIRAVDTGTVIALLSDAEKSPTEVQEWADESGNEVLDIADKGDHYRIHVTKR